Proteins co-encoded in one Ruegeria pomeroyi DSS-3 genomic window:
- a CDS encoding FAD-dependent oxidoreductase: MSFKHVFAPVQLRHKQLKNRIVFGAHTTNMAHDGLPGDQHLAYYLERALGGAAMIVVEPMPVHAAAVLTRGNFRHSSDDVIPHFARITQACKAHGTVMIQQLYHVGAHGDWDNSWHANWSPSGGPSYHDNDGSHAMTEDEIEETIQGFVDAAVRCQKSGFDGVEVWAAYHCLLDQFWTPFSNQRSDQWGGSLENRTRLSREIMARIRAACGPDFIIGLSVNDDSDKPVCLSHDEMVEIVALHDAQGLMDYVTVGAGSYFNFYKLLPSFQYAENLGADLAERLKQANLTALVTAEANIRTPDNANTVLGAGRADLVSIVRAQIADPHLVAKAERGAPEDIRGCLSCNQQCWGRRGRDYYISCLVNPSAGHEYLWGGDRFTPAQTPKTVLVVGGGPAGLECARVAAERGHRVILAEAGPELGGQFRLAGLQPRRAQITDLIGWYERQLRQLQVEIRHNTYLDAQDVATIGADAVILATGSAPPETGFQKALPQVTRLPGIERGQVWSIHDVMTRAARLGDHVVLLDEAGNWRGIGTAWHLAEKGHKVTIVTPDPMIGRELARSATDFPARATLAGLGVRFVTESALTGWSDAGAEVVSLLTGETEVLTADSLVLATANTPETGLAQELRAMGIEATSIGDAAAPRLAAAAIHEGRKTGLAL; this comes from the coding sequence ATGAGCTTCAAACATGTCTTCGCCCCGGTCCAGCTGCGCCACAAACAGCTGAAGAACCGCATCGTGTTCGGTGCCCACACCACCAACATGGCCCATGACGGTCTGCCGGGGGATCAGCACCTGGCCTATTACCTGGAGCGCGCTTTGGGTGGCGCGGCGATGATCGTGGTCGAGCCGATGCCGGTCCATGCCGCCGCCGTGCTGACGCGCGGCAATTTCCGCCACTCCAGCGATGACGTCATCCCGCATTTCGCCCGCATCACCCAGGCCTGCAAGGCGCATGGCACGGTGATGATCCAGCAGCTCTATCACGTGGGCGCGCATGGCGACTGGGACAATTCCTGGCATGCCAACTGGTCGCCCTCGGGCGGGCCCAGCTATCATGACAACGATGGCAGCCACGCCATGACCGAGGATGAGATCGAGGAGACCATTCAGGGCTTTGTCGATGCCGCGGTCCGGTGCCAGAAATCCGGCTTCGACGGGGTCGAGGTCTGGGCCGCCTATCACTGCCTGCTTGACCAGTTCTGGACCCCGTTTTCCAACCAGCGCAGCGACCAATGGGGCGGCTCGCTTGAAAACCGCACCCGGCTCTCGCGCGAAATCATGGCGCGCATCCGCGCCGCCTGCGGCCCTGATTTCATCATCGGCCTGTCGGTGAACGACGATTCCGACAAGCCCGTGTGCCTCAGCCATGACGAAATGGTCGAGATCGTGGCGCTGCACGACGCCCAAGGGCTGATGGATTATGTCACCGTCGGCGCGGGCAGCTATTTCAATTTCTACAAGCTCCTGCCCAGCTTTCAGTATGCCGAGAACCTCGGCGCCGATCTGGCCGAGCGGCTGAAACAGGCCAACCTGACCGCGCTGGTCACCGCCGAGGCCAATATCCGCACGCCTGACAACGCCAACACGGTGCTGGGCGCCGGGCGGGCCGATCTGGTGTCGATCGTGCGTGCCCAGATCGCCGACCCGCATCTGGTGGCCAAGGCCGAACGCGGCGCACCCGAAGACATTCGCGGTTGCCTCAGCTGCAACCAGCAATGCTGGGGTCGGCGCGGACGCGACTACTATATCTCCTGCCTGGTGAACCCCTCCGCCGGGCATGAATACCTCTGGGGCGGTGACCGGTTCACGCCCGCGCAGACCCCCAAAACCGTGCTGGTGGTGGGTGGTGGCCCTGCCGGGCTGGAATGCGCCCGGGTGGCTGCCGAACGCGGGCACCGGGTGATCCTGGCCGAGGCGGGGCCGGAACTGGGTGGCCAGTTCCGGCTCGCCGGGCTGCAACCGCGTCGGGCCCAGATCACCGACCTGATCGGCTGGTACGAACGGCAGCTGCGGCAACTTCAAGTCGAGATCCGCCATAACACCTATCTTGATGCCCAGGACGTCGCCACCATCGGCGCCGATGCCGTGATATTGGCCACCGGCTCCGCCCCGCCGGAAACGGGGTTCCAGAAGGCGCTGCCGCAGGTCACCCGCTTGCCGGGGATCGAACGCGGGCAGGTCTGGTCCATCCACGACGTGATGACCCGTGCCGCCCGGCTGGGGGACCATGTCGTGCTGCTGGACGAGGCAGGCAACTGGCGCGGCATCGGCACCGCCTGGCATCTGGCGGAAAAGGGCCACAAGGTCACCATCGTCACCCCCGACCCGATGATCGGGCGGGAACTGGCGCGCTCGGCCACCGATTTCCCCGCCCGCGCCACGCTGGCGGGGCTAGGGGTGCGTTTTGTCACTGAAAGCGCCCTGACAGGGTGGAGCGATGCGGGCGCCGAGGTGGTGTCGCTGTTGACCGGAGAGACCGAGGTGCTCACCGCCGACAGCCTTGTGCTGGCCACCGCCAACACGCCTGAAACCGGGCTGGCGCAAGAGTTGCGGGCCATGGGGATCGAGGCCACCAGCATCGGCGACGCCGCCGCCCCGCGCCTGGCCGCCGCCGCGATCCATGAGGGCCGCAAGACCGGTTTGGCGCTCTAA
- a CDS encoding NADH:flavin oxidoreductase, translating to MSRDPLLQPFQLKHLTLKNRIMTTAHEPAYPEDGMPKQRYAAYHAERARAGVALAMTAGSAAVSRDSPPVFNNILAYKDEVVPWIRQLTDACHDHGCAVMIQLTHLGRRTGWNKGEWLPSVSSSRHREPAHRAFPKLAEDWDIARIISDFADAAERMKEGGMDGIELQVYGHLLDQFWSPLTNDLDGPYGGQTLESRMKMPLDVLRAVRARVGDDFIVGLRYTADEAAEGGIGPEEGIEISKRLADTGMVDFLNVIRGRIHTDPAMTDVIPVQGMKSAPHLDFAGEVKKATGMPTFHAARIPDVATARHAVASGLLDMVGMTRAHMADPHIVQKIVEGREDDIRPCVGATYCLDRIYQAGEALCIHNPATGRELTMPHTIPSAQTRKRVVVVGAGPAGLEAARVAAERGHHVTVFEAQPDPGGQVRLTAQNPRRREMIGIIDWRMAQCAARDVEFRFNTWAEAADVTALNPDVVIVATGGLPNTELFETGRENNLVVSAWDLISGDVKPAQNVLIYDESGDHPALMAAEVAANAGAKVEVMTPDRMFAPDIMGMNLVPYMRALQDKDTTFTVTRRLLDVTRDGNQLRARIGTDYSSFTKDQTYDQVVVNYGTMPMADLYFELRPLSRNGGEVDYDALIAGNPQTVETNLDGAFQLFRIGDAVSARNTHAAIYDALRLMKDI from the coding sequence ATGTCCCGTGATCCGCTGCTGCAGCCCTTTCAGCTGAAACACCTGACCCTGAAGAACCGGATCATGACCACAGCGCATGAACCGGCCTATCCCGAAGACGGCATGCCGAAACAGCGTTATGCGGCCTATCACGCCGAACGCGCCCGCGCGGGCGTGGCGCTGGCGATGACCGCAGGGTCGGCGGCGGTGTCGCGCGACAGCCCGCCGGTCTTCAACAATATCCTGGCCTACAAGGACGAGGTGGTGCCGTGGATCCGGCAACTGACCGATGCCTGCCATGATCATGGCTGCGCAGTGATGATCCAGCTGACCCATCTTGGCCGTCGCACCGGGTGGAACAAGGGCGAGTGGCTGCCCTCGGTCAGCTCGTCCCGGCACCGCGAACCGGCCCATCGCGCCTTTCCGAAACTGGCCGAGGACTGGGATATCGCCCGCATCATCTCGGATTTCGCCGATGCCGCGGAACGGATGAAAGAGGGCGGCATGGACGGGATCGAATTGCAGGTCTATGGCCACCTGCTGGATCAGTTCTGGTCACCGTTGACCAACGACCTGGACGGGCCCTATGGCGGCCAGACCCTGGAAAGCCGGATGAAGATGCCGCTGGATGTGCTGCGCGCGGTGCGGGCACGGGTTGGCGATGATTTCATCGTCGGCCTGCGCTATACCGCCGACGAGGCGGCAGAGGGCGGCATCGGCCCCGAAGAGGGGATCGAGATATCAAAACGGCTGGCAGATACCGGCATGGTCGATTTCCTGAACGTGATCCGGGGCCGCATCCACACCGACCCGGCGATGACCGACGTGATCCCGGTGCAGGGCATGAAAAGCGCCCCGCATCTGGATTTCGCGGGCGAGGTGAAAAAGGCCACCGGCATGCCGACCTTTCACGCCGCGCGCATCCCCGATGTGGCCACCGCGCGCCACGCGGTCGCCTCGGGTCTGCTGGACATGGTGGGCATGACCCGCGCCCACATGGCCGACCCCCATATCGTGCAGAAGATCGTCGAGGGGCGCGAGGACGATATCCGCCCCTGTGTCGGGGCCACCTATTGCCTTGACCGGATCTATCAGGCGGGCGAGGCACTGTGCATCCACAACCCGGCCACGGGGCGCGAGCTGACCATGCCGCACACGATCCCCTCTGCCCAGACGCGCAAACGTGTCGTGGTGGTGGGGGCCGGTCCGGCGGGGCTCGAGGCGGCGCGCGTCGCCGCTGAACGCGGCCACCATGTCACTGTGTTTGAGGCCCAGCCCGATCCCGGCGGCCAGGTCCGCCTGACCGCGCAGAACCCGCGCCGGCGCGAGATGATCGGCATCATCGACTGGCGCATGGCCCAATGCGCCGCCCGCGATGTCGAGTTCCGCTTCAACACCTGGGCCGAGGCGGCTGATGTCACCGCTCTGAACCCAGATGTGGTGATCGTCGCCACCGGCGGCCTGCCCAATACCGAACTGTTCGAAACCGGGCGTGAGAATAACCTGGTGGTCAGCGCCTGGGACCTGATTTCGGGCGATGTGAAACCGGCGCAGAATGTCCTGATCTATGACGAAAGCGGCGATCATCCCGCGTTGATGGCGGCCGAGGTCGCCGCCAATGCGGGTGCAAAGGTCGAAGTGATGACCCCAGACCGTATGTTCGCACCCGACATCATGGGCATGAACCTGGTGCCCTACATGCGCGCGCTGCAGGACAAGGACACCACCTTTACCGTCACCCGGCGCCTGCTGGACGTGACCCGCGACGGCAACCAGCTGCGCGCCAGGATCGGCACCGATTACAGCAGCTTCACCAAGGATCAGACCTATGATCAGGTGGTGGTGAACTATGGCACCATGCCGATGGCCGATCTCTACTTCGAACTCAGGCCGCTGTCGCGCAACGGGGGCGAGGTCGACTATGACGCGCTGATTGCAGGCAACCCGCAGACGGTTGAAACCAACCTGGATGGCGCGTTCCAGCTGTTCCGCATCGGCGACGCGGTCAGCGCCCGCAACACTCACGCGGCAATCTATGACGCGCTGAGGCTGATGAAGGATATCTGA
- a CDS encoding hybrid sensor histidine kinase/response regulator — translation MKTGFWIALVLVLIGYSALLGREAMVRLDTLSTAASDDIRWNMSQLEVELLRLQSAALKARDGGQGDIQQLRTRFDIFYSRTQIVLRGALYDQAREIPEVQERLQSLRAFLAESVPIIDAPEPILADRLPELAHLVEQVSPEVRDLALTIVNTSARAADTQRLKVSETLRRLALSVLGLLVALTIVALLLLRLYRSSQVVSAEKEAVKSRFEAAVKSALDAVLVVDTEGHIIEFNGGAEAMFGYSRSEALGQPMSDLIIPPHYRARHEEGMRRFREHGTSRVVGRGHLRLEGMRKSGEVFPIELSISLAETSDQLVFISFLRDITNRLKTEDDLREARDTAQAGAQAKAQLLTVMSHEMRTPLNGILGSLDLMERDELSPKQVRLVRAIRVSGELLLTQVNRVLDLSRLESGMIEFPKEPFALLPMVRRLTESLTAAAEERGNRLQTTLVGDDPGVVLGNRIALQQALVNLLGNAIKFTRNGEISLEVERLNDDRMIEFRISDTGLGIPAKDIERIFDEFVTIDTAYARENPGTGLGLSITRRLVWAMGGEIEVESIEHEGSLFLIRLPLEPGEAVELASEKERGQPEPGPLKGKRVLVIEDNDINRMLLLDMLEEFGCQVVLARDGFEGVAAAKSARYDLLLVDISMPGKDGLETLREIRAQEGPNGPVRAIAITANVRDEDKERFAAAGFDGFLAKPISMLQLQEMLSGLLLRPEAEAERSTAREFIRRFGMAEYQRHLLGMVDALHAVCDDLANTELSETLKARVHEQAGSAAILGRADLHSLLQEIEATDAADWPARRGGMLDRLKTELARTRAVSLGG, via the coding sequence TTGAAGACCGGTTTCTGGATTGCACTCGTGCTGGTGCTGATCGGGTATTCGGCGCTGCTCGGTCGCGAGGCGATGGTGCGGCTCGACACCCTGTCGACAGCGGCGTCGGACGATATCCGCTGGAACATGTCGCAGCTCGAAGTCGAACTGCTGCGACTTCAGAGCGCGGCGCTCAAGGCGCGCGACGGAGGGCAGGGCGATATCCAGCAGTTGCGAACCCGGTTCGACATTTTCTACAGCCGCACCCAGATCGTGCTGCGCGGGGCGCTTTATGATCAGGCGCGCGAGATTCCCGAAGTGCAGGAGCGGCTGCAGTCGCTGCGGGCGTTCCTGGCCGAAAGCGTGCCGATCATCGATGCGCCTGAACCGATACTTGCCGACCGTCTGCCCGAGTTGGCGCACCTGGTCGAACAGGTGTCGCCCGAGGTGCGGGACCTGGCGCTGACGATCGTCAATACCTCGGCCCGTGCCGCTGATACCCAGCGGCTGAAAGTGTCCGAGACCCTCCGGCGGCTGGCGTTGTCGGTGCTGGGATTGCTGGTGGCGCTGACAATCGTTGCGCTGCTCTTGCTGCGGCTCTACCGCAGCAGTCAGGTGGTCTCGGCGGAAAAGGAGGCGGTGAAATCGCGGTTCGAGGCTGCAGTGAAATCTGCGCTGGATGCGGTGCTGGTGGTGGATACCGAGGGCCATATCATCGAATTCAACGGCGGTGCCGAGGCCATGTTCGGCTATTCCCGCAGCGAGGCGCTGGGCCAGCCGATGTCCGACCTGATCATCCCGCCCCATTACCGCGCCCGCCACGAAGAGGGGATGCGACGGTTTCGCGAACATGGCACCAGCCGGGTGGTCGGCAGGGGCCACCTGCGTCTGGAGGGGATGCGGAAATCGGGCGAGGTGTTTCCGATCGAACTGTCAATCTCGCTGGCCGAGACCAGCGACCAGCTGGTGTTCATCTCGTTCCTGCGGGACATCACCAACCGGCTGAAGACCGAAGACGATCTGCGCGAGGCGCGCGATACCGCACAGGCGGGCGCCCAGGCCAAGGCGCAGTTGTTGACAGTGATGAGCCACGAAATGCGAACGCCGCTGAACGGCATTCTCGGCTCGCTGGACCTGATGGAACGTGACGAGCTGTCGCCAAAGCAGGTGCGCCTGGTGCGGGCGATCCGGGTCTCGGGCGAGCTGTTGCTGACCCAGGTCAACCGGGTTCTCGACCTGTCGCGGCTGGAATCCGGAATGATCGAGTTCCCGAAAGAACCCTTTGCGCTGTTGCCGATGGTCCGGCGCCTGACCGAGAGCCTGACCGCTGCCGCCGAAGAGCGGGGCAACCGGCTGCAAACCACTCTGGTCGGTGACGATCCGGGAGTTGTGTTGGGCAACCGGATCGCCTTGCAACAGGCCCTGGTGAATCTGCTGGGAAACGCGATCAAGTTCACCCGCAACGGCGAGATTTCACTGGAAGTGGAGAGGTTGAACGATGACCGGATGATCGAGTTCCGCATATCGGATACCGGTCTGGGCATTCCCGCCAAGGATATCGAGCGGATTTTCGACGAATTCGTCACCATCGACACCGCCTATGCCCGCGAAAACCCGGGCACCGGGTTGGGGCTCAGCATCACCCGGCGGCTGGTCTGGGCCATGGGCGGCGAGATCGAGGTCGAAAGTATCGAGCATGAGGGCAGCCTGTTCCTGATCCGCTTGCCGCTGGAGCCGGGAGAAGCGGTTGAACTCGCCAGCGAGAAAGAACGGGGCCAGCCGGAACCCGGACCACTGAAGGGCAAGCGGGTGCTGGTGATCGAGGATAACGACATCAACCGGATGCTGCTTCTGGACATGCTGGAGGAGTTCGGCTGTCAGGTCGTGTTGGCCCGCGACGGGTTCGAGGGCGTTGCCGCCGCCAAAAGTGCCCGGTACGATCTGTTGCTGGTCGATATCAGTATGCCGGGCAAGGACGGGCTGGAGACCTTGCGAGAAATCCGGGCACAAGAGGGCCCCAATGGCCCCGTGCGCGCCATCGCGATCACCGCCAATGTGCGCGACGAGGACAAGGAGAGGTTCGCCGCCGCCGGGTTCGACGGATTTCTGGCCAAGCCGATCTCGATGCTCCAGCTGCAAGAGATGTTGAGCGGCCTGCTCCTGCGGCCCGAGGCCGAGGCAGAGCGCTCGACCGCGCGGGAGTTCATCCGCCGGTTCGGAATGGCAGAGTATCAGCGTCACCTTTTGGGCATGGTCGATGCGCTGCATGCGGTTTGCGATGATCTCGCCAACACGGAGCTGAGTGAGACGCTCAAGGCGCGGGTGCATGAACAGGCCGGGTCGGCGGCGATTCTGGGTCGTGCTGATCTGCATTCATTGCTGCAAGAGATCGAGGCGACGGATGCCGCTGACTGGCCCGCCCGCCGGGGTGGAATGCTGGATCGGCTCAAAACCGAATTGGCGCGGACACGGGCTGTGTCCTTGGGCGGTTAG
- a CDS encoding RtcB family protein, which translates to MTEESKTYDPVTGEHLKDWGHRPGKQFPALLARANEMRAAGLGLVRIRMELEVEIPPAPVTHDLRAPGEVPFHENIDIAGPDEEDNVQKVRETMTALMRTPTIEAGAIMPDACPAGPVGTIPVGGVAAARNAIHPGMHSADICCSVMITDLGHADPKTVLDAAQSVTHFGPGGRPQGNRFTVSLDLLDAFRANAFLSNPKALRMAQEHLGTQGDGNHFLFVGRSRKTGRTAIVTHHGSRGPGAVLYKLGMEVAERFRRELSPGTAKQNAWIPADTDEGRDYWAALQLIRKWTKANHNAIHQATVEAARAEAGDRFWNEHNFVFRRGDIYLHGKGATPAWGDYAADATGLTLIPLNMSEPVLVVRGKDAARGLGFSPHGAGRNFSRSEHKRRMGKMTPEAMLKAETEGLDIRFHAGGVDASELPSSYKKAGSVVDQIRSYDLAEIEDYIDPYGCIMAGEVPPFWAKKKTRR; encoded by the coding sequence ATGACCGAAGAGAGCAAGACATATGACCCGGTGACGGGTGAGCACCTGAAGGACTGGGGGCATCGGCCCGGCAAGCAGTTTCCCGCGCTTCTGGCGCGGGCGAACGAGATGCGCGCGGCGGGCCTTGGCCTTGTCCGGATACGGATGGAACTGGAGGTCGAGATCCCGCCCGCGCCGGTGACACATGATCTGCGCGCGCCCGGCGAGGTTCCGTTTCACGAGAATATCGACATCGCCGGCCCGGATGAGGAGGACAATGTCCAAAAGGTCCGCGAGACGATGACCGCACTTATGCGCACGCCGACGATCGAGGCGGGGGCGATCATGCCCGATGCCTGCCCGGCGGGCCCGGTTGGCACGATCCCGGTGGGCGGCGTGGCGGCGGCGCGCAATGCGATCCATCCCGGCATGCATTCGGCCGATATCTGCTGTTCGGTGATGATCACCGATCTGGGTCATGCGGACCCGAAAACGGTGCTGGACGCAGCGCAATCGGTGACGCATTTCGGCCCCGGCGGGCGTCCGCAGGGCAACCGGTTCACCGTATCGCTCGATTTGTTGGACGCGTTTCGTGCGAATGCGTTCCTGTCGAACCCCAAGGCCCTTCGCATGGCGCAGGAGCATTTGGGGACGCAAGGCGACGGCAACCATTTCCTGTTTGTCGGCCGGTCGCGCAAGACCGGGCGCACGGCCATCGTGACCCATCACGGATCGCGCGGGCCGGGGGCTGTGCTGTACAAGTTGGGCATGGAGGTGGCCGAGCGGTTCCGGCGCGAATTATCGCCCGGAACGGCGAAGCAGAACGCCTGGATTCCGGCCGATACCGACGAGGGGCGTGACTACTGGGCGGCGCTGCAACTGATCCGCAAATGGACCAAGGCCAACCACAACGCCATCCATCAGGCGACGGTGGAGGCCGCGAGGGCCGAAGCGGGCGACCGGTTCTGGAACGAACACAATTTCGTCTTTCGGCGCGGCGACATCTACCTGCACGGCAAGGGCGCGACACCGGCCTGGGGCGACTATGCCGCCGACGCGACGGGGCTGACGCTGATCCCGCTCAACATGTCCGAGCCGGTACTGGTCGTGCGCGGCAAGGATGCGGCGAGGGGCCTCGGTTTCAGCCCGCATGGCGCTGGGCGCAACTTCTCGCGGTCCGAGCACAAGCGGCGCATGGGCAAGATGACGCCCGAGGCAATGCTGAAGGCCGAGACGGAAGGGCTCGACATCCGCTTCCATGCGGGTGGGGTCGACGCGTCCGAACTGCCGTCGAGCTACAAGAAGGCGGGGTCGGTGGTCGATCAGATCAGGTCTTATGATCTGGCTGAGATCGAGGATTACATCGATCCCTATGGGTGCATCATGGCCGGTGAGGTGCCGCCGTTCTGGGCCAAGAAGAAAACGCGCCGCTAG
- a CDS encoding NAD(P)-binding domain-containing protein, translated as MRIGVIGTGTIATAVVHGIAGDGHAITVSERSAANAQALAAAYPNVRVASNQVVVEECDILTLGLMAEQAPEILGPLPFRADQQVITLMAGATLEQVAQMVAPARAAAIMMPFPSIAQGGSPIMMQGDADLVAALFGARNRIFAVRDAAEMAAYLCAQAVLSPVARMVDDAAGWLATRVSDPVQGEAFLRALVASSLADTDSASLIEALNTPGGYNQRLRLHMEGAGMGDSLRAGLDALETGA; from the coding sequence ATGCGGATCGGGGTGATCGGAACCGGAACCATCGCAACTGCCGTCGTGCACGGTATCGCGGGCGACGGACATGCGATCACCGTATCAGAACGCAGCGCGGCCAATGCACAGGCCTTGGCCGCCGCTTACCCCAACGTTCGGGTCGCCTCCAATCAGGTGGTTGTTGAGGAATGCGATATCCTCACCCTCGGCCTGATGGCTGAGCAGGCTCCCGAAATCCTGGGGCCGCTGCCCTTTCGCGCCGATCAGCAGGTGATCACCCTGATGGCGGGCGCCACGCTGGAGCAGGTGGCGCAGATGGTCGCCCCGGCGCGTGCCGCCGCGATCATGATGCCCTTTCCGAGTATCGCACAGGGCGGCTCGCCCATCATGATGCAAGGCGACGCCGATCTGGTGGCTGCGCTCTTTGGTGCCCGTAACCGGATCTTCGCAGTCAGGGACGCCGCCGAGATGGCGGCCTATCTCTGCGCGCAGGCGGTGCTCTCTCCGGTCGCCCGAATGGTGGATGATGCGGCGGGCTGGCTCGCCACCCGCGTCTCCGACCCCGTGCAAGGAGAGGCGTTTCTGCGTGCGTTGGTCGCCTCCAGCCTTGCGGACACTGACAGCGCCAGCCTGATCGAGGCGCTCAATACGCCGGGCGGCTATAACCAGCGCCTGCGCTTGCATATGGAGGGCGCGGGCATGGGCGACAGCCTGCGCGCGGGGCTTGATGCGCTGGAGACCGGAGCATGA
- a CDS encoding response regulator: MRILLADDHALVRDTISVYLQSEGDAEVVAVPDLGAAMRAADTEGPFDLILLDFNMPGMNGLDGLRAAIRHAPDTPVALLSGSAPNRVAQEAVDAGAAGFVPKTLAAKSLLHAVRFMIAGEVFVPSTVLQAPEAPSDGGLTATLSRREKQVLGGLCRGLPNKEIARELDLQEVTIKLHVRTLCKKLNAKNRTQAAMIARDAGFE; the protein is encoded by the coding sequence ATGCGAATACTTCTGGCCGACGATCACGCCTTGGTACGGGATACGATCTCGGTCTACTTGCAGAGCGAGGGTGATGCCGAGGTGGTCGCAGTGCCCGATCTCGGCGCCGCAATGCGGGCCGCCGATACCGAGGGTCCTTTCGATCTGATCCTGCTTGATTTCAACATGCCCGGAATGAACGGCCTGGATGGTTTGCGTGCGGCCATCCGCCATGCGCCCGATACTCCGGTCGCGCTGCTCAGCGGAAGCGCCCCCAATCGGGTCGCACAAGAGGCGGTCGATGCGGGCGCTGCCGGTTTTGTCCCCAAGACGCTAGCGGCCAAGAGCCTGTTACACGCCGTGCGCTTCATGATAGCCGGAGAGGTCTTTGTGCCAAGTACCGTCCTGCAAGCGCCCGAAGCCCCCTCGGACGGCGGATTGACCGCGACTCTCAGCCGGCGCGAGAAACAGGTGCTCGGCGGATTGTGTCGCGGCTTGCCCAACAAGGAGATCGCCCGCGAGCTGGACTTGCAGGAAGTGACGATCAAGCTGCATGTCCGTACCTTGTGCAAGAAGCTGAACGCCAAGAACCGCACCCAGGCCGCGATGATCGCAAGGGACGCGGGTTTCGAATAG
- a CDS encoding oxidoreductase has translation MRAIGRVPILVAGLLLASVGQVAKAGEEVLAVTGSDGSAISFDLDALRALPVSEIRTSTIWTDGIQVFQGVSLRDLLDHVDAVEGTITAVALNDYLIDIPTSDATRPGPVVAYLRNGEQMSVRDKGPLWIIYPYDDNPDYNTEEYYARSIWQLIRLEVPK, from the coding sequence ATGAGGGCGATCGGACGCGTTCCAATTCTGGTGGCCGGATTGCTTCTCGCGAGTGTTGGGCAGGTGGCAAAGGCGGGAGAAGAGGTACTTGCCGTTACCGGTTCCGATGGCTCTGCCATCAGTTTCGATCTGGACGCGCTAAGGGCGCTGCCGGTCAGCGAGATCCGCACAAGCACCATCTGGACCGACGGGATTCAGGTATTTCAGGGCGTCTCCTTGCGCGATCTGCTGGATCATGTGGATGCCGTTGAGGGCACGATCACTGCCGTGGCGCTGAACGATTACCTGATCGACATCCCGACCTCGGATGCAACGCGGCCCGGCCCGGTGGTGGCGTATCTGCGCAACGGCGAACAGATGTCGGTACGCGACAAGGGGCCCTTGTGGATCATCTATCCCTATGACGATAATCCGGATTATAACACCGAAGAATATTATGCCCGCAGCATCTGGCAGCTGATCCGGCTGGAGGTGCCAAAGTAA